In Lachnospiraceae bacterium, one DNA window encodes the following:
- a CDS encoding YbaK/EbsC family protein translates to MAFQTAKEYLEKRGFDHRIKEFDVSSATVELAAVAVGCEPAHIAKTLSFLTGEGPVLIVAAGDAKIDNHKYKSFFGVKAKMLTVEQVAELIGHEVGGVCPYGIKEGVKVYLDESLRRFDVVYPACGSSNSAVKLSIPDLEKSCDFEQWVDVCKLPQ, encoded by the coding sequence ATGGCATTTCAGACAGCAAAGGAATACTTGGAAAAAAGAGGCTTTGACCACAGGATAAAGGAGTTTGATGTCTCCAGTGCAACAGTAGAACTGGCAGCAGTGGCAGTAGGCTGCGAACCGGCCCACATTGCAAAAACACTGTCCTTTTTAACAGGAGAAGGACCGGTCCTTATTGTGGCAGCTGGAGATGCGAAGATCGACAATCACAAATATAAATCCTTTTTCGGTGTAAAAGCAAAAATGCTGACCGTAGAGCAGGTGGCAGAACTGATCGGCCATGAGGTTGGGGGTGTATGTCCTTACGGTATTAAAGAGGGCGTAAAGGTGTATTTAGATGAGTCTTTAAGGCGCTTTGATGTAGTTTATCCTGCATGTGGAAGCAGCAACAGCGCTGTTAAGCTGTCTATCCCGGATCTGGAAAAGTCCTGTGACTTTGAACAGTGGGTGGATGTGTGCAAACTGCCTCAGTAA
- a CDS encoding DUF5717 family protein, producing MRERINRLARGIIDSSVPELVIKPERIEGILSPGESVRGEFSVQSGNDLYIKGLVYTGNERIKVENEAFGGLRNHIIYDIDTCYLEDGDTIKGSFYLVTNGGEKEIPYSLCVQAGNRTESLTGLKTPRDFAVLAKKNWELALRLFEYQDFIEAPFMQDVQTRTVYEGLKGRNGRNNLLEEFLVALHVKEPVSLKADVSRLVLDAPQTAAENVIQLAASGWGYAEVQVEADGSFLSIEKNAVTTHEFDQDRYQIRYQIFPQYLHGGRNFGAIRIKTLRQEFVLPIEVVKKSTQGSEGREKKSADKASVYEYSKLLLHQEFTLEADQQLNRTLMKKTENLRVRLPEDIEVRLWRTDQLLKNGRKDTAVSALAEMRDAVLKCRDIKPQLYCYYQYLELLNEPSEEKNAGLARYIRKLLSETRRTDGQLFHLLVKTDRTCLQNPLELYEQMRSMFGHGCRSPFLYGEACRLLNMYPDLFVKMGDFEVQLLLSGLKNNWLSKEISLMAAVFLSNVKYYHKLLERLTAGLYKAYPEMKILEALCSLLIRGDRRDRSSFNWYEKAMKAHINLTRLYEYFLYSLPEDYGHALPKEVLLYFSYDKTLDQTSRSVLYKNILQYVNPSTQVYQTYVREMEQFAMEQLFAGRMNSALAVIYEHMLYKDMIDEKTAAILPRVLCSSRVKCENSAMKYVIVRCEELGGEEAFLLENGEAYVPVVSKNTVLFFQDTYGGRYLNVSCRRLPAMDKKELLDQCYEVYPAHPVLKLRACETVVKKGVETEADVLLLEDTLSQLKLNPVYEKKLLGLVTDYYCKKAASDAEGEEERCTFLLQMDKSLLDNQTRGKICEILISCNYLREAYDMLVDYEIEDIDPGKLLDLCTRMILLQLFDQDEHLLYLAARVFEAGKADSVILDYLCEHYNGTTARMYEILIQAVGAHVQTYDMEERLLAQMLFTGSCARMDSVFELYMKRKQTRESMVKAYFTQKCIQYFLEGKEIDQTIFGYLKNAVNASLNKEKIPTIYLLALTRFYGEQKEMEVSEEEKKQLQMMTDILLEGGMVFPYMKELARLVSVPEDIMDKTILEYRGDKNRQPWIEMRILPQEEHFTREEMRRVYQGIYIKEMTLFKGETLEYQIYERRESGAVLVKEGRAVCDLKSEGKDNSRFACLNQMSEALAQQDADGLLKAMEDYVKKSMVLGILFPVK from the coding sequence ATGAGAGAACGGATCAACCGCCTGGCCCGCGGGATCATTGACAGCAGCGTGCCAGAGCTGGTAATAAAGCCAGAAAGGATCGAAGGGATCCTTTCGCCGGGAGAGTCCGTGCGGGGAGAGTTTTCCGTTCAAAGCGGAAATGACCTGTATATCAAAGGACTGGTATATACCGGAAATGAGAGGATAAAGGTTGAAAACGAAGCCTTTGGAGGCCTTCGCAATCACATTATATATGACATCGACACCTGCTATTTAGAGGATGGAGATACGATAAAGGGATCTTTTTACCTGGTCACAAACGGAGGCGAGAAAGAGATTCCTTATTCTTTGTGTGTACAGGCAGGAAACAGGACAGAAAGCCTGACGGGTTTAAAAACCCCCAGGGACTTTGCAGTTTTGGCAAAGAAAAACTGGGAACTGGCATTGCGCCTGTTTGAATACCAGGACTTTATAGAAGCACCATTTATGCAGGATGTGCAGACCAGGACCGTTTATGAGGGCTTAAAGGGACGAAATGGGCGCAACAACCTGTTAGAAGAATTTTTAGTTGCACTTCATGTAAAAGAACCGGTTTCTTTAAAGGCAGATGTATCCAGGCTTGTATTAGATGCTCCCCAAACGGCAGCAGAAAATGTAATACAGCTGGCTGCCAGCGGCTGGGGATATGCAGAGGTCCAGGTGGAGGCAGATGGAAGCTTTCTTTCCATTGAGAAAAATGCTGTGACTACCCATGAGTTTGACCAGGATAGGTACCAGATCCGGTACCAGATCTTTCCCCAGTATCTCCACGGGGGAAGGAACTTTGGGGCAATACGTATTAAAACCTTACGCCAAGAATTCGTTCTTCCTATAGAGGTAGTAAAAAAAAGCACCCAGGGCTCAGAAGGAAGAGAAAAGAAGAGTGCAGATAAAGCTTCTGTTTATGAATACAGTAAGCTGCTTTTACACCAGGAATTTACATTAGAAGCAGATCAGCAGTTAAACAGAACTTTGATGAAAAAAACAGAAAATCTGCGTGTCCGGCTTCCGGAAGATATAGAGGTGCGCCTTTGGAGGACAGACCAGCTTTTAAAAAACGGCAGAAAGGATACTGCTGTTTCAGCACTTGCAGAAATGCGGGATGCCGTATTAAAATGCAGGGACATAAAGCCGCAACTTTACTGTTATTATCAGTATCTTGAGCTTTTAAATGAACCTTCAGAAGAAAAAAATGCAGGACTGGCCCGTTATATACGAAAACTGCTTTCTGAGACCAGAAGGACAGATGGACAGCTGTTTCATCTGCTGGTAAAAACAGACAGAACCTGCCTCCAGAATCCGTTAGAGCTGTATGAACAGATGCGTTCTATGTTTGGGCATGGCTGCAGAAGTCCGTTTTTATATGGAGAGGCATGCAGGCTTTTAAATATGTATCCGGATCTGTTTGTGAAAATGGGAGATTTTGAGGTACAGCTTTTATTAAGCGGACTGAAAAACAACTGGCTGAGTAAAGAAATCTCTTTAATGGCAGCTGTATTTTTGTCCAATGTAAAATATTATCACAAATTATTAGAGCGCCTGACAGCAGGTTTATATAAGGCTTACCCGGAAATGAAGATATTGGAAGCTTTGTGCAGTCTTCTGATCCGGGGAGACCGTAGGGACCGTTCTTCCTTTAACTGGTATGAAAAGGCTATGAAGGCCCATATCAATCTTACAAGGCTGTATGAATATTTTCTGTATTCTCTTCCAGAGGATTACGGACATGCCCTTCCAAAAGAAGTGCTGTTATATTTCTCTTATGACAAGACCCTGGATCAGACGAGCCGCAGCGTTCTCTATAAAAACATTTTACAGTATGTAAATCCGTCTACCCAGGTTTATCAGACTTATGTGCGGGAAATGGAACAGTTTGCTATGGAGCAGCTGTTTGCAGGAAGGATGAACAGTGCATTGGCAGTTATTTATGAACATATGCTTTATAAAGATATGATCGATGAAAAGACTGCGGCGATTCTTCCCAGAGTATTATGCTCCAGTCGTGTAAAATGTGAAAACAGTGCCATGAAATACGTGATCGTCCGTTGCGAGGAGCTGGGGGGAGAAGAGGCATTTTTACTGGAAAATGGAGAAGCCTATGTGCCGGTAGTGTCTAAAAATACAGTGCTGTTCTTCCAGGACACGTATGGTGGCCGCTATTTGAACGTCAGCTGCAGGCGTCTTCCTGCTATGGATAAAAAAGAGTTGCTGGATCAGTGTTATGAGGTATATCCGGCTCATCCGGTACTGAAGCTGCGTGCCTGCGAGACAGTAGTAAAAAAAGGTGTTGAAACAGAAGCAGATGTGCTGCTTTTAGAGGACACTTTAAGCCAGTTAAAGTTAAATCCTGTTTATGAGAAAAAGCTTCTGGGTCTTGTAACAGACTATTACTGTAAAAAGGCAGCTTCTGATGCAGAAGGAGAGGAAGAACGCTGTACTTTCCTTCTGCAGATGGACAAATCCCTGCTGGACAATCAGACCCGTGGGAAAATATGCGAAATACTGATCAGCTGTAATTATCTGCGGGAAGCCTATGATATGCTGGTAGATTATGAGATTGAAGATATTGACCCGGGAAAATTGCTGGATCTGTGTACGCGTATGATCCTTTTACAGCTATTTGACCAGGATGAACATCTTTTATATCTGGCAGCAAGGGTATTTGAGGCAGGAAAGGCAGACAGCGTGATCTTAGATTACCTCTGTGAACATTATAATGGCACCACAGCCCGGATGTATGAGATACTGATCCAGGCAGTAGGAGCCCATGTGCAGACCTATGATATGGAAGAACGGTTGCTGGCCCAGATGCTTTTTACCGGCAGCTGTGCCCGGATGGATTCGGTTTTTGAACTCTACATGAAACGGAAACAGACCAGGGAAAGCATGGTCAAGGCTTATTTTACCCAGAAATGCATCCAGTATTTCCTGGAAGGAAAAGAAATCGACCAGACGATTTTTGGATATCTGAAAAATGCAGTAAATGCTAGCCTGAATAAAGAAAAAATACCTACCATTTATCTTCTGGCTCTTACCCGGTTCTATGGGGAGCAGAAGGAGATGGAGGTCTCAGAAGAAGAGAAAAAGCAGCTTCAGATGATGACAGATATTTTATTAGAAGGGGGAATGGTGTTCCCTTATATGAAAGAGCTGGCCCGTTTAGTGTCTGTGCCTGAGGACATTATGGATAAGACGATCCTTGAATACCGGGGCGATAAAAACAGACAGCCATGGATCGAAATGCGTATTCTTCCCCAGGAAGAGCATTTTACAAGAGAAGAGATGCGTCGCGTTTACCAGGGCATTTACATAAAAGAAATGACCTTATTTAAGGGAGAGACTCTGGAATATCAGATCTATGAGCGGAGAGAAAGCGGCGCCGTTCTTGTAAAAGAAGGTCGTGCAGTCTGCGATCTGAAGTCAGAAGGTAAAGACAACAGCCGTTTTGCCTGCTTAAACCAAATGTCAGAAGCACTGGCACAACAGGATGCTGACGGACTTTTAAAGGCAATGGAAGATTATGTAAAAAAGTCTATGGTTTTAGGGATTTTATTTCCGGTGAAATAA
- a CDS encoding DUF5716 family protein — translation MEGLVIGLDLNDDYSQVSCNEKEKSWTVPTVICRRKEKETWLIGEEAYAATLLGEGVIVDKLLKMVRKDGTSTIGGICYTGMDLLKIFLKKLLEYPFKEFHTDEVAQLVITMHKTDARVTDCLMYCADHLNIPRDRVHVISHTESFAYYVLSQRKELWSNQVGLFELSEDRLCYYEMKVQRGMRRNMVQAEAQNQEEAFDLDILNSPSGSKLADQILCSCGEKLLEKKLFSTVFLTGKGFERQDWATGFMKLACNRRRVFVENVLFSKGAAVKAGDYLAQGTEFPYVFVCEGRLKAEVALKVMRAGKEILLAVASYGDNWYESKSSLELIIDDQKEIEFIISHLDSRKKRIVSVPLSGFPERPRRTTRIQMNIGFTDENTMAVVIRDKGFGELFPASDTVIRQEVIL, via the coding sequence ATGGAAGGACTTGTAATAGGGCTGGATCTGAATGATGACTATTCCCAGGTCAGCTGCAATGAAAAAGAAAAGTCCTGGACAGTTCCTACGGTGATCTGCCGCAGAAAAGAAAAAGAAACCTGGCTTATAGGGGAAGAAGCTTATGCAGCCACTCTTCTTGGCGAGGGGGTCATTGTAGATAAACTGCTGAAAATGGTCCGCAAAGATGGTACTTCTACTATAGGAGGCATCTGCTATACAGGAATGGATCTTTTAAAAATATTTTTAAAGAAACTGCTGGAATATCCCTTTAAAGAATTTCATACAGATGAGGTGGCCCAGCTTGTGATCACCATGCATAAAACAGATGCAAGAGTTACGGATTGCCTGATGTATTGCGCTGATCATCTGAATATCCCCAGGGACCGGGTCCATGTGATCAGCCATACAGAAAGCTTTGCTTACTATGTTTTAAGCCAGAGAAAAGAACTTTGGAGCAATCAGGTAGGCTTATTTGAGTTATCAGAAGACAGGCTGTGTTATTATGAAATGAAGGTGCAAAGAGGCATGCGCCGCAACATGGTCCAGGCAGAAGCCCAGAACCAGGAGGAAGCCTTTGATCTGGATATTTTAAATTCCCCTTCCGGAAGTAAGCTGGCAGACCAGATTCTTTGTTCCTGTGGGGAAAAATTATTGGAGAAAAAGCTGTTTTCTACTGTATTTCTTACTGGAAAAGGTTTTGAACGCCAGGACTGGGCCACCGGCTTTATGAAGCTTGCCTGCAACCGCAGAAGAGTGTTTGTGGAAAATGTATTATTTTCCAAAGGAGCAGCTGTTAAAGCAGGTGACTATCTGGCACAGGGAACAGAATTCCCCTATGTGTTCGTCTGTGAAGGACGTTTAAAGGCAGAGGTAGCTTTAAAAGTGATGCGGGCCGGGAAAGAGATCTTGCTGGCAGTAGCTTCTTATGGGGACAACTGGTATGAGTCAAAAAGCTCACTGGAGCTTATTATAGATGACCAGAAGGAAATCGAGTTTATCATTTCCCATCTGGATTCCCGAAAGAAGCGGATCGTTTCCGTGCCTCTTAGCGGATTTCCGGAGCGGCCAAGACGTACTACAAGGATCCAGATGAATATTGGATTTACTGATGAAAATACCATGGCAGTGGTGATCCGGGATAAAGGCTTTGGGGAATTGTTTCCAGCCAGTGATACAGTTATCAGACAAGAGGTGATCCTATGA
- a CDS encoding DUF4364 family protein, with translation MLTEPMTLYKLMNLYLLKQVNFPLTNAQLTSFFTEHDYTTYFTLQQALNELEDAGLIHKEASHSSTRYDITKEGEETLNFFGKNISPAIISDMDEYLKENKFRLREEVGTTADFYKGTNQDYIVHCEVRENKAVLIGLDLSVPDKEQAEAVCGAWRRKSQEIYSHVMHTLLS, from the coding sequence ATGCTTACGGAACCTATGACTTTATATAAACTGATGAACCTGTATCTGTTAAAGCAGGTAAACTTTCCTCTTACCAACGCCCAACTTACCAGCTTTTTTACAGAGCATGATTATACAACCTATTTCACACTGCAGCAGGCCTTAAATGAATTAGAGGATGCCGGGCTGATACACAAAGAAGCCAGCCACTCCAGCACCCGCTATGACATTACCAAAGAAGGAGAAGAAACCTTAAATTTCTTTGGCAAAAATATCTCACCTGCTATCATCAGCGATATGGATGAGTATTTAAAGGAAAATAAATTCCGCCTGCGTGAAGAGGTGGGCACCACTGCCGATTTTTATAAAGGGACCAATCAGGACTATATTGTCCATTGTGAAGTACGTGAAAATAAAGCCGTTCTCATTGGTCTGGATCTTTCCGTTCCGGACAAAGAACAGGCTGAAGCTGTATGCGGTGCCTGGAGGCGCAAAAGCCAGGAGATTTATTCTCATGTGATGCACACACTGCTGTCTTAA
- the yihA gene encoding ribosome biogenesis GTP-binding protein YihA/YsxC: MIIRDVNLETVCGVTSKLPDNTLPEFAFAGKSNVGKSSLINALMNRKAYARTSSQPGKTQTINFYNINKELYYVDLPGYGYAKVSLEAKEKWGKMIERYLKNSAMLKMVFLLIDIRHEPSANDKMMYDWIIYNGYHPVIIATKLDKINRSQIQKNVKIVRQGLGMEKGGIIIPFSAETKQGREEIWKLIEDTMADTAMDAQAEEKIEE, translated from the coding sequence ATGATCATCAGAGATGTAAATCTGGAAACCGTCTGCGGTGTTACCAGCAAACTTCCGGACAATACATTGCCGGAGTTCGCTTTTGCGGGAAAATCAAATGTGGGCAAATCCTCTTTGATCAATGCCCTGATGAACAGGAAAGCCTATGCAAGGACGTCTTCCCAGCCTGGAAAGACGCAGACCATTAACTTTTACAATATCAATAAAGAACTGTATTATGTGGATCTTCCTGGATATGGCTATGCTAAAGTTTCTTTAGAGGCTAAGGAAAAATGGGGCAAGATGATCGAAAGGTATCTGAAAAACTCTGCCATGTTAAAAATGGTATTCCTTCTCATTGATATCCGTCACGAACCATCTGCCAATGATAAGATGATGTATGACTGGATCATTTACAATGGTTATCATCCGGTGATCATTGCCACAAAGCTGGACAAGATCAACCGCAGCCAGATCCAGAAAAATGTAAAAATCGTGCGTCAGGGTCTTGGAATGGAAAAAGGCGGCATCATTATCCCATTTTCTGCTGAAACAAAGCAGGGAAGAGAAGAAATCTGGAAGCTGATCGAGGATACCATGGCAGATACAGCTATGGATGCCCAGGCAGAAGAAAAAATAGAAGAATAA
- the lon gene encoding endopeptidase La: MEEQVIIMPTVALRGMTILPGMVQHFDVSRKKSIAAVEKAMLGDQKLFLVSQKRPEIPEPELDDLYQIGTVAVVKQLVKLPSKSVRVLVEGLDKAELLCFDTEEPYLMGEISLLGEEEEDTEPLAREAMLRILKDKLEEYGTVNQRVAKEILPSLLLISDLKEMLKQIPVQMPWDYTVCQAILECTTMSGKYEAVLQTLMTEMEVYRIKKEFQEKVKADIDQNQKEYILREQMKIIRQELGEDNPLSDADEYQKKTEELKADKEVKEKLLKEIGRFRTMPAGSQEANVLRTYIETLLELPWKKVSKDNEDISHAEKILNEDHYGLEKVKERILEYLAVRSLTKKGTSPIICLVGPPGTGKTSIARSVAKALNKKYVRISLGGVRDEAEIRGHRKTYVGAMPGRLVDGLRQAGVANPLMLLDEIDKVSSDYKGDTSSALLEVLDGEQNVKFRDHYVEVPVDLSHVLFIATANTTQTIPGPLLDRMELIEVNSYTENEKFHIAKDYLVGKQVERNGLTPQQIVFSDKCLEKIIHNYTREAGVRNLERRIGDVCRKAARKYLEKKQGPIRINEGNLEKYLGKERVSFEDANEEDEVGIVRGLAWTSVGGDTLQIEVNVMPGKGNLLMTGQMGDVMKESAQIALTFVRSICPDYKVADDYFEKHDLHIHIPEGAVPKDGPSAGITMATAMLSAVTGQKVKAEVAMTGEITLRGRVLPIGGLKEKILAARMAHMKKVLVPDKNRPDMAELSREITKGLEIVYVKTMDEVIKEAFV, from the coding sequence ATGGAAGAACAAGTAATAATAATGCCTACCGTGGCCTTGCGTGGTATGACCATTTTGCCGGGTATGGTGCAGCATTTTGATGTAAGCAGAAAGAAATCCATAGCAGCGGTAGAGAAAGCTATGTTAGGAGATCAGAAGCTGTTTTTGGTCAGCCAGAAGCGGCCAGAGATACCGGAACCAGAACTGGATGATCTGTACCAGATCGGTACAGTGGCTGTTGTAAAGCAGCTGGTAAAGCTCCCTTCTAAAAGCGTCCGTGTCCTGGTAGAAGGACTGGATAAGGCAGAACTTCTCTGTTTTGATACAGAAGAACCCTATCTTATGGGTGAGATCAGTCTTTTAGGGGAAGAGGAAGAAGATACAGAGCCTCTTGCCAGAGAAGCCATGTTGCGTATTTTAAAGGACAAGCTGGAAGAATATGGGACTGTAAACCAGAGAGTTGCCAAAGAAATCCTTCCGTCCCTGCTTCTTATCAGTGATCTGAAGGAAATGTTAAAGCAGATCCCGGTTCAGATGCCATGGGATTATACCGTATGCCAGGCGATCCTGGAGTGTACGACCATGTCCGGTAAATATGAGGCAGTTCTCCAGACTCTCATGACAGAGATGGAAGTTTACCGCATAAAAAAGGAATTTCAGGAGAAAGTAAAAGCAGATATTGACCAGAACCAGAAGGAATATATCCTGCGTGAACAGATGAAGATCATCCGTCAGGAGTTAGGGGAAGATAATCCTCTGTCTGATGCAGATGAATACCAGAAGAAGACAGAAGAGTTAAAGGCAGACAAAGAGGTAAAGGAAAAGCTGTTAAAAGAGATCGGCCGTTTCCGTACCATGCCTGCAGGAAGCCAGGAAGCAAATGTACTGCGTACTTACATAGAAACTCTTTTAGAACTTCCGTGGAAGAAGGTTTCTAAGGATAATGAAGATATCAGCCATGCAGAAAAAATCTTAAATGAGGATCACTATGGCCTGGAAAAGGTAAAAGAGCGTATTTTAGAGTATCTGGCAGTACGTTCCCTTACAAAGAAGGGCACAAGCCCTATCATTTGTCTGGTGGGTCCGCCAGGAACAGGAAAAACATCCATTGCAAGATCTGTTGCAAAGGCATTAAACAAAAAATACGTGCGCATCAGTCTTGGGGGTGTACGTGATGAAGCAGAGATCCGCGGTCACAGAAAAACCTATGTAGGAGCTATGCCGGGCCGTCTGGTAGATGGATTAAGACAGGCAGGAGTTGCTAATCCTCTGATGCTTCTGGATGAGATCGATAAAGTAAGCAGTGATTATAAGGGAGATACTTCGTCTGCACTGTTAGAGGTTTTAGACGGGGAGCAGAATGTAAAGTTCCGTGACCACTATGTAGAGGTTCCTGTAGATCTTTCTCATGTGCTGTTTATTGCAACAGCCAATACCACACAGACCATACCGGGGCCATTGTTAGACCGTATGGAGCTGATCGAGGTCAATAGTTATACTGAAAATGAGAAATTCCATATTGCAAAGGATTATCTGGTAGGAAAACAGGTAGAGCGTAATGGTCTTACACCACAGCAGATCGTATTTTCTGATAAATGCCTGGAAAAGATCATCCACAATTATACCAGAGAGGCCGGTGTACGGAATTTAGAGCGCCGGATCGGGGATGTATGCCGGAAGGCAGCCAGAAAATATCTGGAAAAGAAGCAGGGACCGATCCGTATTAATGAAGGAAATCTTGAGAAATATCTTGGCAAAGAAAGAGTTTCTTTTGAAGATGCCAACGAAGAAGATGAAGTAGGTATCGTAAGAGGTCTGGCATGGACCAGTGTAGGCGGAGATACCTTGCAGATTGAGGTAAATGTGATGCCCGGAAAGGGAAACCTCCTTATGACAGGCCAGATGGGGGATGTAATGAAGGAATCTGCCCAGATCGCACTTACCTTCGTGCGTTCCATCTGTCCGGATTATAAAGTAGCAGATGATTACTTTGAAAAGCATGATCTGCATATCCATATTCCGGAAGGTGCAGTACCCAAGGATGGACCGTCTGCAGGCATTACCATGGCTACGGCTATGCTGTCCGCTGTTACAGGACAAAAGGTAAAAGCAGAGGTTGCCATGACTGGTGAGATCACCTTACGTGGAAGAGTTCTTCCTATCGGCGGCCTGAAAGAGAAGATCCTGGCAGCCAGGATGGCCCACATGAAGAAGGTTCTGGTCCCGGATAAAAACAGGCCGGATATGGCAGAGCTTTCCAGGGAGATCACAAAAGGTCTGGAGATCGTTTACGTAAAAACTATGGATGAAGTAATAAAGGAGGCGTTTGTATGA